One Verrucomicrobiota bacterium DNA window includes the following coding sequences:
- a CDS encoding glycosyl hydrolase family 28-related protein, with the protein MRLSKFSGKQSAFGVCAGLLCLAGSWMGLEAAPEVDWKVIPVRYPTQDVVVAGLNVLDFGAVPDGRTDCTAAFQEALNAMREAGGGTVFVPEGFYRFDGRLRIPTSVTLRGEWHSPFKTNGKVVGSVLMPFADQGQEEGTAFVSVHTSAGIRDLTIWYPEQSAGNPTPYPFCLEQTGMNNATFQNLTLLNPYQGIKIGPQPNELHYVNHVFGTPLKVGIRYDSTTDIGRLERVFFSPRYWRSSGLRGAPVAGSGFEGWLRANGTGIHMLRSDWEYVDRVHVEGYQTGFMVTEGARGAANAQFRRLILRDCAVALAVDKTNPYGMVFTQCYFAGDSYGVLLSPEFNSVVLFSHCLFQAGRALESRGNGVVFLEQCRVLRGDLEVDRGVLSIVSSELASVGSRLHFGSDVDGVVISGHDFSGDAVALGSGSPAEKLQVLEDRLPLRGIPEYPFREEQAFRPASTELVLVWPEEGEDSSGKIQQALDSLASRGGVVLLPGEDYILRGRLRIPSGVELRGIHDVPHHTMALGSILHVSPPDGEPTIVMEAASGLRGLSFNYPDQDINDLKEFPFLIQGAGAELYIINVNAANPYRYLDLSTHRCDRHFVDYLSGSPLREGVRIGGGSRGGELRNLQFNPHYWSRGPRNNPFFANKTAGGIKSGTGNDLWEYQKANMDALVLSDCVDQFLYQNFVYGSLYGIRFTESQGKGPQNLICHGHGTDGSKIGVFFEHGSETITMINSELVAMSSEDKTAIRVGPEFGAEAVLINTMVWGTPDHLAEVESGTLVLQNLTATRHGDGIRVGQGQAVGVNLNFLNSRPGVHAQASGAGQGLFRGLVVRKELVLGEGEEGLDVDQVVIRK; encoded by the coding sequence ATGCGGCTCAGTAAGTTCAGTGGAAAGCAAAGCGCCTTCGGCGTGTGCGCTGGGCTTCTGTGCCTAGCTGGGAGCTGGATGGGGCTCGAGGCGGCTCCGGAGGTTGACTGGAAGGTCATTCCCGTCCGGTATCCAACCCAGGACGTGGTGGTGGCTGGACTCAATGTGCTCGATTTCGGAGCGGTTCCTGATGGTCGGACCGACTGCACCGCTGCCTTCCAAGAGGCGCTCAACGCGATGCGGGAGGCGGGCGGAGGAACGGTCTTTGTTCCGGAAGGCTTTTACCGTTTCGATGGACGACTCAGGATTCCGACATCGGTCACGCTCAGGGGAGAATGGCATTCCCCCTTCAAGACGAATGGCAAAGTGGTGGGAAGCGTCTTAATGCCTTTTGCGGATCAAGGGCAGGAAGAAGGGACGGCTTTTGTCAGCGTGCACACCAGCGCGGGGATTCGTGATCTCACGATTTGGTATCCCGAGCAATCGGCAGGCAATCCCACGCCCTATCCCTTCTGCCTGGAACAGACCGGGATGAACAACGCCACCTTCCAAAACTTGACTCTCCTCAATCCCTACCAGGGGATCAAGATCGGCCCTCAGCCGAACGAGCTCCACTACGTGAATCATGTTTTCGGCACGCCGTTGAAGGTGGGGATCCGCTATGATTCCACGACCGATATTGGCCGCTTAGAGCGGGTGTTTTTCTCGCCGCGCTATTGGCGTTCCAGCGGGCTCCGAGGGGCGCCGGTGGCTGGCAGCGGCTTCGAAGGCTGGCTGCGGGCAAATGGGACGGGGATTCACATGCTGCGCAGTGATTGGGAGTATGTCGACCGCGTTCATGTGGAGGGCTACCAGACCGGGTTCATGGTGACCGAGGGGGCGAGAGGGGCGGCCAACGCTCAGTTTCGTCGCTTGATCCTGCGGGATTGCGCGGTCGCGCTGGCCGTCGACAAGACCAATCCCTATGGCATGGTGTTCACGCAGTGCTACTTCGCGGGCGATTCCTACGGGGTCCTTCTCAGCCCGGAATTCAATTCGGTGGTGCTTTTCTCGCACTGCCTTTTCCAAGCGGGGAGGGCGCTCGAGTCCCGTGGGAACGGCGTGGTCTTTCTGGAGCAGTGCCGGGTTTTGAGGGGGGATCTGGAAGTCGATCGGGGCGTGCTCTCGATCGTCAGCTCCGAACTGGCTTCGGTGGGCAGCCGCCTTCACTTCGGCTCGGACGTGGATGGCGTGGTCATCTCTGGTCATGACTTTTCCGGAGACGCGGTGGCGCTGGGCTCGGGCTCGCCGGCCGAGAAGCTCCAAGTGCTCGAAGATCGTCTCCCTTTGCGCGGGATCCCTGAGTATCCTTTTCGGGAGGAGCAGGCCTTTCGTCCTGCCTCGACGGAGTTGGTTCTCGTCTGGCCGGAAGAAGGCGAGGACAGCAGCGGAAAAATCCAGCAAGCTCTCGACTCTTTGGCTTCCCGAGGGGGGGTGGTCTTGCTGCCGGGAGAGGACTACATTCTGCGAGGTCGCCTGCGCATTCCCAGTGGCGTGGAACTGCGAGGCATTCACGACGTTCCCCACCACACCATGGCGCTGGGAAGCATCCTGCACGTTTCTCCTCCAGATGGGGAGCCAACCATCGTGATGGAGGCAGCCAGCGGGCTGCGGGGCCTCTCTTTCAACTATCCCGACCAAGACATCAATGACCTCAAAGAGTTCCCTTTCTTGATCCAGGGGGCGGGGGCGGAGCTTTACATCATCAATGTCAATGCGGCCAACCCCTACCGCTACCTCGACCTTTCGACCCATCGGTGCGACCGCCATTTCGTCGATTACCTGAGCGGTTCCCCCCTGCGAGAAGGGGTCCGCATCGGAGGGGGCAGTCGCGGCGGGGAACTCCGCAATCTCCAATTCAATCCCCATTATTGGTCGCGCGGCCCACGAAATAATCCCTTCTTTGCCAACAAGACGGCGGGAGGCATCAAATCAGGGACGGGCAACGATCTTTGGGAATACCAAAAAGCCAACATGGATGCGCTCGTCCTCTCCGACTGCGTGGATCAGTTTCTCTACCAGAACTTCGTTTATGGCTCGCTTTACGGCATTCGCTTCACCGAATCCCAAGGAAAAGGCCCTCAAAACCTCATCTGCCATGGGCACGGCACGGATGGCTCGAAGATTGGCGTGTTTTTTGAACATGGGAGTGAGACCATCACCATGATCAATTCGGAATTGGTCGCGATGTCGTCAGAGGACAAAACGGCCATCCGAGTGGGGCCGGAATTTGGAGCAGAGGCGGTCCTCATCAACACCATGGTCTGGGGCACGCCGGACCACCTGGCCGAGGTCGAAAGTGGGACCCTCGTCCTGCAAAACCTCACAGCGACCCGCCACGGGGATGGCATCCGCGTGGGCCAGGGCCAGGCCGTCGGGGTGAATCTCAATTTTCTCAACTCTCGTCCAGGAGTTCACGCCCAGGCCTCGGGGGCGGGGCAGGGCCTGTTTCGTGGCCTGGTGGTCCGCAAGGAGCTGGTGTTGGGCGAGGGCGAAGAGGGATTGGATGTCGATCAAGTGGTCATCCGCAAATAG
- a CDS encoding dihydroorotase, with product MSEVIFFQGGRVASEMAAPEEADVIVEGGAILEVAPGLAIPEGCRVVDCRGKILLPALFDLNVHVREPGREDEETIRSGTEAAINGGVTGVVVMPNTHPAIDSAGMVRSIRNIASEEARIPVYPAGCITKNREGRELAEIGEMAAMGAVMITDDNAALEDARVLRRALEYAAGFGLIVTEHCDTPALTWRGAMNEGRVSYKLGLPGIPGCAEEICIARDCRMAKYTGARLHLQHISTADGVETIRRYKREGVPVTCEVTPHHLIFSEEDIGDFDTAYKMYPPLRTKADNAVLLEALEDGTIDVLVSDHAPHTDFEKRCSFDEAPFGITGLETALIALYHHFIDLGLLGWDTLVRAYSAAPRRILGLHETAIEPGMLANLVVFDPEGETQFTTEYFRSKSRNTPFLDKTLKGRIDLVMRGKEVLLDRSL from the coding sequence ATGAGTGAAGTGATTTTTTTCCAAGGGGGGCGGGTGGCCAGTGAGATGGCTGCGCCCGAAGAGGCGGATGTCATCGTGGAGGGCGGGGCCATCTTGGAAGTGGCGCCTGGTTTGGCCATTCCCGAGGGATGCCGGGTGGTGGATTGCCGGGGCAAGATCCTTCTGCCGGCCTTGTTCGACCTCAATGTGCATGTCCGGGAGCCGGGCCGCGAGGACGAGGAAACCATTCGCTCCGGGACGGAGGCGGCCATCAATGGAGGCGTGACCGGCGTGGTCGTGATGCCCAATACCCATCCGGCGATCGACAGCGCCGGGATGGTGCGCTCCATTCGCAACATCGCTTCGGAGGAGGCCCGCATCCCGGTCTATCCCGCGGGCTGCATCACGAAAAATCGCGAGGGCCGGGAGTTGGCCGAGATCGGGGAGATGGCGGCTATGGGGGCCGTCATGATTACCGATGACAATGCGGCCCTGGAAGACGCCCGGGTGCTCCGAAGGGCCTTGGAGTATGCGGCTGGCTTTGGGCTCATCGTGACGGAGCATTGCGACACGCCTGCGCTGACCTGGCGTGGAGCCATGAACGAGGGCCGGGTCTCCTACAAGCTCGGGCTCCCGGGCATCCCCGGCTGCGCTGAGGAAATCTGCATCGCTCGGGATTGTCGCATGGCCAAGTACACCGGCGCGCGACTTCACTTGCAGCACATCTCTACGGCGGATGGGGTGGAAACGATCCGCCGCTATAAGCGAGAAGGGGTCCCGGTGACCTGTGAGGTCACCCCGCACCATCTCATTTTCTCAGAGGAAGATATCGGAGACTTTGATACCGCTTACAAGATGTATCCCCCGCTGCGGACCAAGGCCGACAACGCCGTTCTCCTGGAAGCACTGGAAGATGGCACCATCGACGTGCTGGTCTCCGATCACGCGCCGCATACCGACTTTGAGAAGCGATGCAGCTTTGATGAAGCGCCTTTTGGCATCACGGGTTTGGAAACGGCGCTCATTGCCCTATATCATCACTTCATCGACCTCGGGCTTCTCGGTTGGGACACCTTGGTGAGAGCCTACAGCGCGGCTCCACGTCGGATTCTCGGCCTGCATGAAACGGCGATTGAGCCCGGGATGCTGGCCAATCTAGTCGTCTTCGATCCGGAAGGCGAAACCCAGTTCACGACCGAGTATTTCCGCAGCAAAAGCCGCAACACCCCCTTTCTCGACAAGACCCTCAAAGGACGGATCGACTTGGTCATGCGAGGCAAAGAGGTTCTTTTGGATCGCTCTCTTTGA
- a CDS encoding aspartate carbamoyltransferase catalytic subunit, giving the protein MSELKPRKDLLDIEDLSREELEYLLEAAKPFKDLITKSIKKVPPLKGKSVLTLFYEPSTRTRSSFEIAAKRLSADVTNFSVSSSSVVKGESILDTVDTLQSMRVDYIVVRHGHSGVPNLIARHTGASVLNAGDGWHSHPTQALLDAFTLREVHPESTGKRVLLIGDILHSRVARSVRLILRKLEVEVGLLGPKTLMPSWVPEDSPVFDSWEDAMKWSPEVIYLLRVQKERQDEQFFPTLHEYHRIYGLTGERLEQVRAEGIHIMHPGPVNRGVEVADAVMEYERSLINQQVENGIAARMAVLYWLRPKGSRDE; this is encoded by the coding sequence ATGAGTGAGCTGAAACCGAGAAAGGATCTTTTGGACATTGAGGACCTCTCTCGGGAGGAGCTGGAATACCTCTTGGAAGCGGCCAAGCCCTTCAAGGATCTCATCACCAAGTCGATCAAGAAGGTCCCGCCCCTCAAAGGAAAGTCAGTCCTGACGCTCTTTTACGAGCCCTCTACCCGGACGCGTTCTTCCTTTGAGATCGCGGCCAAGAGACTCTCCGCCGACGTGACCAATTTCAGCGTCTCCTCTTCTTCGGTGGTCAAGGGAGAGTCCATCCTCGACACGGTCGATACGCTCCAGTCGATGCGGGTCGATTACATCGTAGTGCGCCACGGTCACTCCGGCGTCCCGAACCTGATCGCTCGCCACACCGGCGCCTCGGTTCTGAACGCGGGTGATGGGTGGCACTCTCATCCCACCCAAGCCCTTCTGGACGCCTTCACGCTGCGCGAAGTGCATCCCGAGTCGACCGGCAAGCGCGTTCTCCTGATCGGGGATATTTTGCATTCCCGGGTGGCTCGTTCGGTTCGCTTGATCTTGCGGAAGTTGGAGGTGGAGGTCGGCTTACTCGGTCCGAAGACGCTCATGCCCTCGTGGGTGCCAGAGGACAGCCCGGTCTTTGACTCTTGGGAGGACGCCATGAAGTGGTCTCCCGAAGTGATCTACCTCCTCCGAGTCCAGAAGGAGCGGCAGGACGAGCAGTTTTTCCCCACCCTACACGAGTACCATCGGATTTACGGCCTGACGGGCGAGCGCTTGGAACAAGTCCGCGCGGAGGGCATTCACATCATGCATCCTGGGCCGGTCAACCGAGGCGTGGAGGTGGCCGATGCGGTGATGGAGTATGAACGGAGTCTGATCAACCAGCAGGTGGAAAATGGAATCGCTGCCCGCATGGCGGTTCTTTATTGGCTGAGGCCGAAAGGAAGTCGGGATGAGTGA
- the pyrR gene encoding bifunctional pyr operon transcriptional regulator/uracil phosphoribosyltransferase PyrR, with product MSLEQIQPESLLSGSEIDTKLQRVAWEILEQPGEAPLALVGIHTRGVTIAERLRSALEAAGATVARGSIDISLYRDDLDNLGTSPQLRSSDFFFPVDGANVLLCDDVLFTGRTIRAAIDALMEYGRPARVRLAVLIDRGNRELPIAADFVGETVETARDEHIRVQLKEVDGVDSVERLHLTS from the coding sequence TTGTCACTCGAACAGATTCAGCCTGAAAGCCTTCTTAGCGGTTCGGAGATCGATACCAAGCTCCAGCGCGTGGCCTGGGAAATTCTCGAGCAACCAGGGGAGGCGCCTCTCGCTCTGGTGGGCATTCACACTCGTGGGGTCACGATCGCGGAGCGACTGCGCTCGGCTCTCGAGGCGGCCGGGGCCACGGTGGCGCGGGGCAGCATCGATATTTCTCTCTATCGAGATGATCTCGATAATCTCGGCACCTCTCCCCAACTGCGGAGTTCCGATTTTTTTTTCCCGGTCGATGGGGCCAACGTCCTTCTCTGTGACGATGTTCTTTTCACGGGACGGACGATTCGGGCGGCCATTGATGCGCTCATGGAGTACGGACGTCCGGCGCGGGTCCGGCTGGCAGTTCTGATCGATCGAGGCAATCGCGAATTGCCGATTGCGGCCGACTTTGTGGGCGAGACAGTCGAGACAGCTCGCGATGAGCACATCCGTGTGCAGCTAAAAGAAGTCGACGGAGTCGACTCGGTCGAGCGATTGCATTTGACCTCATGA
- the purD gene encoding phosphoribosylamine--glycine ligase, whose protein sequence is MKAILVGKGGREHALAWSLRRSPACEALYVWPGSDALFELARPVPADSMEELVAFAASEKIDLVIAGEEKWLVEGDGLAALCQREGVLCWGPPKESAQLEASKVFAKEFLVRHGIPTADYLTVSDYEEGKKALERFPVVLKFDGLAAGKGVAVCGNPEEAEAFLEEVFLHKRFGEGQVLVEACLAGPEVSIFAAVSGGAYQIFSPARDYKRLGDGDEGPNTGGMGAVASLDLIEPSLLAEIENKIVQPTVAGLQADRLPYRGFLYFGVMLTEEGPQVLEYNCRFGDPECQAVMPLMEGDLAQYLLEATRGEIREELLRTQSLWSVCLVAASAGYPASSRSGDLIGGLGELEGVEVFHAGTRSGEAGWETNGGRVLAVVAGSESRQEALERAHREMAKVRFDGKQVRSDIGRLHFD, encoded by the coding sequence ATGAAGGCGATTTTGGTTGGCAAAGGAGGGCGGGAGCATGCTTTGGCTTGGAGTTTGCGGCGGTCGCCGGCCTGCGAGGCGCTCTATGTCTGGCCGGGAAGCGATGCTCTTTTCGAGCTGGCCCGGCCGGTGCCGGCTGACTCGATGGAGGAGCTGGTCGCTTTCGCAGCCAGCGAGAAAATCGATCTGGTGATCGCCGGCGAGGAGAAGTGGTTGGTCGAAGGGGACGGCTTGGCGGCTCTCTGCCAGCGGGAGGGCGTGCTCTGTTGGGGGCCGCCCAAGGAGAGTGCCCAGTTGGAAGCCAGCAAGGTCTTCGCCAAGGAGTTTCTCGTGCGCCATGGCATCCCGACCGCGGATTACCTCACGGTGAGCGATTACGAGGAAGGCAAGAAGGCCTTGGAGAGGTTTCCGGTGGTGCTCAAATTCGATGGTTTGGCGGCCGGAAAAGGGGTGGCCGTTTGTGGGAACCCGGAGGAGGCGGAGGCCTTTTTGGAAGAGGTCTTCTTGCATAAGCGCTTTGGCGAGGGCCAGGTTTTGGTCGAAGCGTGTTTGGCTGGACCAGAGGTTTCCATTTTCGCGGCGGTCAGCGGGGGAGCGTACCAAATCTTTTCACCGGCCCGCGATTACAAACGCTTGGGCGATGGGGATGAGGGGCCCAACACAGGCGGCATGGGGGCGGTGGCCAGTCTCGATCTCATCGAGCCCTCTCTTTTGGCCGAGATTGAGAACAAGATCGTGCAGCCAACAGTGGCGGGCCTGCAAGCCGATCGCTTGCCTTACCGAGGGTTTCTCTACTTCGGCGTCATGCTGACCGAAGAGGGGCCCCAGGTGCTGGAATACAATTGCCGCTTTGGCGATCCGGAGTGCCAGGCCGTGATGCCGCTCATGGAGGGGGACCTCGCGCAGTATCTTCTGGAAGCGACGCGAGGGGAAATCCGCGAGGAGCTGCTTCGGACGCAGTCCCTCTGGAGCGTTTGTCTGGTGGCGGCTTCCGCCGGCTATCCCGCTAGCTCCCGCTCGGGGGATCTCATTGGTGGATTGGGTGAATTGGAGGGGGTGGAGGTCTTTCATGCGGGCACCCGTTCGGGCGAGGCAGGCTGGGAGACGAATGGGGGGCGTGTCTTGGCGGTGGTGGCAGGGTCCGAGTCTCGCCAGGAGGCGCTTGAACGAGCCCACCGCGAGATGGCCAAGGTGCGCTTCGACGGCAAGCAAGTCCGGAGCGATATCGGCCGTCTGCACTTTGACTGA
- a CDS encoding DUF3817 domain-containing protein: MTLLRWLGKAEGLSYLLLLLVAMPLKYLLDRPGMVHVVGWVHGVLFLAFGFSLLAVWIRRRWSFGRVALVMMAALLPFGPFVVDPRLARWERS; encoded by the coding sequence GTGACTCTCCTGCGCTGGCTGGGGAAGGCGGAGGGGCTTTCCTATTTGCTGCTTTTGTTGGTGGCCATGCCGCTCAAGTATCTCCTCGATCGACCGGGCATGGTCCACGTGGTGGGTTGGGTGCACGGGGTTTTGTTCCTGGCCTTTGGCTTTTCTTTGCTGGCGGTCTGGATTCGGCGGCGATGGTCTTTCGGGCGAGTGGCCTTGGTCATGATGGCGGCGCTCCTGCCTTTCGGCCCTTTTGTGGTGGACCCGCGCCTGGCCCGCTGGGAGCGATCCTAG
- a CDS encoding translocation/assembly module TamB domain-containing protein: MSSSSDSPSPPRRYRKRWYATKRFRFSALALVLSLWINGPGIRWILETYTLSLVKKQGLEGTLDFSGWLHSGLGLRDVRLVGQGEVRQVRIERLQLNWRLWEIVTGQLRAVTAQGLHFAGHLPAGKKEPALAEEATPPPDPRETVTALLKTLSSRLGPLQLDLQDLSCHLTQGQDQVWQLASTSLRHESGSRQVLLELGEFRYPGGQPLPAQTIRLTLAEERFSLDRMQLPGAWVLEQFELTAPSPEALTTSLDLRYGQSTLLLQSSDGFDKALCQLSGPPFPLSRALSEFGIQDVRGQIDSLRLVATGLFPDLGQARAEARLAASGLGYQEWEAPELSLAGTLAGKDLDGRLEALFEDIPLTLTASGNLAQQVARLRLQLPTLQKVQDWVGRRFLDLSPTPPPLLGQGELLAQVRWGETIHLPEASLALTSLSVDGSPLSPLTLSGSFQNPEEYAGALQLGRPDETLLQASFSQSAAGYTAQMALLEKGWPILRQLATAFGANALPEGDLLLSFEGSGHLAGGRHRGQLSASSPSLTLATDLSPSLGLEAEFDWPRSATIHSLQVGLEPGTLSLAGRWSEDRLRLSQVEATLADGSLLLQASASLPCALDATTLDRFLSQEGDLDLQVKVPPGANARWAQLAPTLPALTGTGGLQLALGGTWSRPEIDGSLDLRQIALPEKPEIPPSDLFFALQTSPAGDLQVTGRAQADRLPPLTLEGRFPLRPLDWVPGDQSLANSPIDLSLQLPRVELAVFHGLAPQLESLSGSAELQLRARGTVAEPLLTGFVKAEDLAYRSDLESITDVTDGDLHLLLDDRQIEIAEWVIRGAGGRMEITGGGDFTDLADPAFDLTLLGDHLLLWRDEIVSARANTRLRLAGRLSESLLSGRLALVESLLFKDINLIPSGPAFGLPSQPSLPAIQGPPPPSSDPPPFLAGCRLDVQVLTEDPLLIRGNRIRGRITSSLQVGGTLAEPLPDGSIRLENVSAQLPFSPLELKRGLLTFSPEEGFLPRLQLRASSELKPYLINIFVDGPATSPEFTLTSAPPLPESEIMTLLATGTTTDGLTDRDAVSAKALQFLIEELRQGSFPYGGLLSQLLEPFRDVQLRVGAENPYSGQSSSSATVEITENLQVTGAISDENSPRGVLTYLFRFR; this comes from the coding sequence TTGTCCTCCTCCTCCGATTCCCCCTCGCCCCCCCGCCGCTATCGCAAACGATGGTACGCCACCAAGCGCTTTCGCTTCTCCGCCTTGGCCCTGGTGCTCTCTCTCTGGATCAATGGTCCAGGCATCCGCTGGATCCTGGAAACCTACACCCTCTCCTTGGTGAAAAAACAGGGTCTGGAAGGCACACTCGACTTTAGCGGTTGGCTCCATTCCGGGCTGGGCCTGCGAGATGTTCGCTTGGTCGGTCAGGGCGAAGTGCGCCAAGTTCGCATTGAGCGCTTGCAGCTGAATTGGCGCCTCTGGGAAATCGTGACGGGCCAGCTCCGCGCGGTCACGGCACAAGGCCTTCACTTCGCAGGCCACCTCCCGGCAGGCAAGAAAGAGCCGGCGCTGGCCGAGGAAGCGACCCCGCCCCCAGATCCTCGCGAGACCGTCACGGCCCTCCTGAAAACCCTCTCCTCGCGCCTAGGCCCTCTTCAGCTCGACCTCCAGGACCTCTCCTGCCACCTGACCCAGGGCCAAGACCAGGTCTGGCAACTGGCATCGACCTCCCTCCGACACGAGTCAGGCAGCCGCCAAGTTCTCCTGGAGCTGGGAGAATTCCGCTACCCCGGGGGCCAGCCCCTGCCCGCCCAAACCATCCGGCTCACCTTGGCTGAAGAACGCTTCTCACTCGATCGGATGCAGCTCCCGGGGGCCTGGGTCTTGGAACAGTTTGAATTGACCGCCCCGAGCCCGGAAGCGCTCACCACCAGCCTGGACCTTCGCTACGGCCAGTCCACCTTGCTCTTGCAGAGTAGCGATGGCTTTGACAAGGCCCTCTGCCAACTCTCCGGCCCCCCTTTTCCCTTGAGCCGCGCCCTTTCTGAATTCGGCATACAGGACGTCCGCGGCCAAATCGATTCCCTCCGCCTGGTCGCGACGGGGCTCTTCCCCGATCTCGGCCAAGCCCGGGCCGAGGCGCGCTTGGCGGCCTCGGGCTTGGGCTATCAGGAATGGGAGGCCCCGGAGCTGAGCCTGGCCGGCACCCTGGCTGGGAAAGACTTGGACGGTCGTCTCGAAGCGCTCTTCGAGGACATCCCCCTCACGCTCACGGCCTCTGGAAATCTCGCTCAGCAGGTGGCCCGCCTTCGTCTGCAACTCCCCACTCTCCAGAAGGTGCAAGACTGGGTCGGCCGCCGTTTTCTCGACCTCTCGCCGACCCCGCCCCCGCTCCTCGGCCAAGGCGAGCTTCTGGCGCAAGTCCGCTGGGGAGAAACCATCCACCTTCCAGAAGCCAGCCTCGCCCTCACCTCCCTCAGCGTGGACGGCTCCCCGCTCTCCCCCCTCACCCTCAGCGGCAGCTTCCAAAACCCAGAGGAGTATGCAGGCGCGCTCCAACTCGGCCGCCCAGACGAGACCCTTCTCCAAGCCTCCTTTTCCCAGAGTGCCGCCGGCTACACCGCCCAGATGGCCCTGCTGGAAAAAGGCTGGCCGATCCTCCGTCAGCTCGCGACCGCCTTCGGAGCGAACGCCCTGCCCGAGGGTGACTTGCTCCTCTCTTTCGAGGGAAGCGGCCATCTTGCAGGCGGCAGGCACCGCGGTCAGCTTTCCGCCTCCAGCCCCTCTCTCACGCTGGCCACCGACCTCAGTCCCTCTCTCGGACTCGAGGCCGAGTTCGACTGGCCCCGTTCCGCCACCATCCACAGCCTGCAAGTGGGCCTCGAGCCCGGCACACTCTCGCTGGCCGGTCGCTGGAGCGAAGACCGCCTGCGTTTGAGCCAAGTCGAGGCCACTTTGGCCGATGGCAGCCTGCTCTTGCAAGCCTCCGCCTCCCTGCCCTGCGCTCTCGACGCCACCACCCTCGACCGTTTTCTCAGCCAAGAAGGGGACTTGGACTTGCAAGTGAAGGTGCCTCCCGGCGCCAACGCCCGCTGGGCCCAGTTGGCCCCCACTCTCCCCGCGCTGACCGGGACAGGCGGCCTGCAGCTGGCGCTGGGCGGGACTTGGTCGCGCCCCGAGATCGACGGTTCACTCGACTTGCGTCAGATCGCCCTCCCCGAAAAACCGGAAATCCCGCCATCGGATCTCTTCTTCGCCCTCCAGACCTCTCCGGCGGGCGACCTTCAAGTGACGGGCCGGGCCCAGGCCGATCGGCTCCCGCCGCTCACCCTCGAGGGCCGCTTTCCTCTCCGGCCCTTGGACTGGGTGCCAGGCGATCAGAGCCTCGCGAATTCCCCCATCGACCTCTCCCTCCAATTGCCCCGGGTTGAGCTGGCCGTCTTTCACGGGCTGGCCCCCCAGTTGGAAAGCCTGAGCGGCTCGGCCGAGCTCCAGCTGCGCGCTCGCGGGACCGTGGCCGAGCCTCTCCTCACTGGCTTTGTGAAGGCCGAAGACCTGGCCTACCGCAGCGACCTCGAATCCATCACCGACGTGACCGATGGCGACCTCCATCTGCTTCTCGACGACCGCCAGATCGAAATCGCGGAATGGGTCATCCGGGGAGCCGGCGGGCGGATGGAGATCACGGGCGGAGGTGATTTCACGGACCTGGCCGACCCCGCCTTCGACCTCACCCTCCTCGGCGATCACCTCCTGCTCTGGCGGGACGAGATCGTCTCCGCCCGCGCCAACACCCGGCTCCGTCTCGCAGGTCGTTTGAGCGAATCGCTCCTGAGTGGTCGCCTCGCCCTCGTGGAATCCCTCCTCTTCAAAGACATCAACCTCATACCCTCTGGACCCGCCTTCGGCCTACCCAGCCAGCCCTCCCTCCCCGCCATCCAAGGACCCCCTCCCCCGTCAAGCGATCCCCCGCCCTTTCTCGCGGGCTGTCGCCTGGATGTCCAAGTATTAACCGAGGACCCCCTCCTCATTCGGGGGAACCGCATCCGCGGCCGCATCACCTCGTCCCTCCAAGTGGGCGGCACCCTGGCCGAGCCGCTCCCAGACGGCAGCATTCGCCTAGAAAACGTCTCCGCCCAGCTCCCTTTCAGCCCTCTCGAACTAAAACGAGGGCTCCTCACCTTCTCGCCCGAAGAAGGCTTTCTGCCACGCCTCCAGCTCCGAGCCAGCTCGGAACTCAAGCCCTACCTCATCAACATCTTTGTCGATGGACCCGCCACCTCCCCCGAGTTCACCCTAACCTCCGCCCCGCCCCTGCCCGAATCCGAAATCATGACCCTACTCGCGACCGGCACCACCACCGACGGGCTGACCGACCGGGACGCCGTCTCCGCCAAGGCCCTGCAATTTCTTATCGAAGAACTCCGCCAAGGCAGCTTCCCCTATGGAGGCCTTCTCAGCCAACTCCTCGAACCCTTTCGAGACGTGCAACTGCGGGTCGGCGCTGAAAACCCTTACTCCGGGCAGTCCTCCTCATCGGCGACCGTCGAGATCACCGAAAACCTCCAAGTCACCGGAGCCATCAGCGATGAAAACAGCCCCCGCGGGGTGCTCACTTACCTCTTCCGCTTCCGCTGA